tgcataccaaaattctttggtctgaatgaaaatagaaataatatccaagagtttccttttgATATCCAAagaagcgaccttgttcagatcttgcctccaattttccattttcagctttttcacaaaagccggacaaccccaaatcttaatataattaagacaggtttcctactatgccatatctcatagggcgtagttggaaatagatttggatgGCACTCTATTCAGCATATATACAgctgtctcaagggcatatccccaaagggatattggcaaatcggtgtaactcatcatagatcgtaccatatctaataaagtacgatttcttcgctcagatacaccattatgttctggagttccgaggtgtccattgtgataaaatgccatttctctttaagaaagtctaggaattcagtactaaggtattcacctcatCGATCTGAtcaagagccttaatacattttcctgtttttctcaaacttcagccttgaattcttgaactttttcaaaggattcagagTATACTTCAtaaggtataaataaccataccggtgactgatcatcggtgaaggtaatgaagtaattatagccacctctagcagtttcactaattggtccacatacatccgTATGTATTATCCCTAATATGTCAGCAGCtgcactttgtcccacaaaggcgctttggtcatttttcctagaagacaagCCTCACAAGttgagtatgactcaaaatttgaaggatcaatgtatccatcattactcaacttgttaattcgtcttctccaatatgatcAATCGGatatgccaaacatactttttatttggaccgtctctagggcgtttattaaagttatggcatttatatcaattctattttacttattgacattggtaatcgcattaccggacattgtaatggtataaagattgttggttaataagctagaaccaacacatattctaatatgataaatagaacatacatcatcgaaaaagaaaattcataattctctttacccaaacgaggtatagagatgatgttcctaacagcattcttataatgcaaacagttctttaaacCAATACATGTCCAGTAAggcaaacataaatgaaaagtccctatagctaatgcagcaactcttgctccattggcaaacgtcgGAACAATCTCATTTTCGCCCTAGCATCTCgcttatttccagattctgcaaaagacatacaaatatgtgagatgcagcagaatctagaacccatgagctggattcaaAGACTAACCATagattagtttcaataagcatagacaccataccttcataaggttggttcttgggcttgaccttcaagtcGCGGTACCTCCTACAGTTCCTCCTCcagtgccctttgacaccacaaAGAATGACATTTCCCTTATCAATATTGGGTTTGGTTGCACAACAAGTTtggcaggcctcttccatttattcttctttaaaatagtcttaccccttgaagaagaagccttagccatagccactagatttggcctcgtgttatgctacattttcacttctcataaactaccagcatgctatgtaactcagcaagagttttctccatcttatgcatgtggaagttttggacaaaaccagagaaggaatcgggtaaagattaGAGGATCAAATCCAtagctaactcattgtccataacgagattcagcatagccaattcttcaatgtgccggatcattttcaaagcatgatcattagcggtgatccttcagccatcctcatacggtacaatgccttagatatctcatatctagaggttcgaccattctcatcaaagtattcctttttAAATGTAAAATGATCGACCTAGCaacttccatagattcatacttcttttgtaattcattattcatcgaagcaagcatatatgacctaacttttttaagtcatcatcatgccacttatcataagtgacacgttcctcttgggtcccaccctcggGAAAGGAGGCTGGCAtattttcatcaagcacatacctaatttttctgaattgagaacaattctcaaattcctccttgatcagtgaaattgggtccaatcaaacaattcttgtcaagtatagaagcgagtgggtttgtggtcaccattttcagaatAATATAtctttgcagaaaataaattgttagccatTGTATCTTTCAaaagtaactatttcattttggcctttaaatgaaatagatcctcccactaaatttatattcgaatctcatactccttaagatgggaagcggtaatctttgttgggtaaagattactagtggggattggagtcccactagcccaaagtTCACCTCACCTAggttattggtgtcctatgaacttagtgagtgaactagcttgttcaacgcatcatatgcgagtcccaatcataactttcggcctctagaccatgaaagcctcacctaggttattggcatcatgatcatagttaagtctagcccatcgtctcatgcaagaattgaaaacacaaatgattcccTGACTAcagttattagaaatcatttggctccaaccctacagcatcatatgcataatggagtggtcaatattataaatggtaattaacccctatgtatccataaccggttagttaaccactataatattggatcaaaaccacgacgatggaaggcctCGAGTCCaaaacccgtttcgacttaatattctttgtaaggagatttgggtcgttattaatagtctcactttgcacattaacggtttaacatgcacgtttttaataatatgggttttttttcttcaattttgaaCTTTGGATAAATGGCTCCTTCAATTTCGTtcatcaacaattgaaatactaaactgtgacatccaaaattttggaTTGTGAAGTTGGAATGCAAGTGGGTtatattggtaaggaaaaataccaatggaatgatgaggtgttgcataaattaatgggggtcaatttgatttaattcaagaggaattaaggcccagttggaaagaaaacctagcaaattcgtatgccacacaTACCCCACATTTTGGCCTATCTaaaggcttctagaaggggtaGAATTGACAAGAAATTGTGAGTGGAAGGTGACATcacatgatgtcatggtgggccaagTGTGTgatgacctaagagagagagtgtgagaggaagaggggaaattgaaattttcttcctcccctctctcctccgtcgaCGGATCCAtccctatcttcttcttccttttctccaaACCTCCATGGGAGCGGAAGACCAGAGAAGCAGAAGCAGCTGCCGTCGTCGCCCACCGAAGCCggagccgccgccgctgctccgcgGTTGGCCGCACCTCACCGCACGCCCTCTCTtccgcctctctctccctcctcttacTGGTGCGAACCAGAGGACAGCAGAAAGTAAAGCAGCGTCCAGCGTCGCCGGAAGGAACCGCGACCAGCTGCCTGGACGCCGCCGCACCGGAGctgccgcaccgccgcccgcgcgaCGCCGCGCGCTCCGCCGCCTCACGATCGCACCTGCCGTCCTCGCTGTGCGACCCAACCCCTGTTCCGCCTCTGTTCAGCTTCGTTTTGGCCATCTACGGTCCACGgttcggccacctccggccaccgtgcgCCGCCACTTCGACCCGTCGGAGTCCCCTCGCCCTCCACCGGCCTTGGCTAGCTCGAATCAGCCCCGGATCCGCCCCTTCCAGCAGCGATCAGAGAAGTCagaaaatgggtttccagcactGTTCAAGGTCGTTTTGGGtcgtttcccggccccgaactcgaggcccgctttgggaacaatcgttcctcgcgtcgccgccgtcggattgatccgatttgcgcgcgatttggtgagtaatctcactaatcctggattagttggctaattatgctttaggttggtttagttttaattaattatgtttaggttgttagattagaagtaattagcaattattagtcaattgtgatgcgatttagataaattgattgtgcaattaacaagtagacgtggtctactatttattgggaGTGTCTCGGGAATTTTCGAACCcctaattgagcttcaatttgatgattcgggcctaagtgggatttttggcatttaaatattaattttcggaattaaattaaataattatttatttttcgaaaattcaagggagatggtctggaaccggaatattatgctgatgattgtGGCGAAGTCCGTTTATTTGATCGGACTTTATTTTttaagctaaattgaatttttaagattaatcaattttcgaaattaattaaataattatttaattcctgaaaattcaatttggcccgTGGCccaattatgctgatgaccgtggtgattAATTGGaccttattttgagctaaacagaatttttaatattaaataattaattttcgaaattaattaattaattaattatttttcggaaattaggtttgagatggccgatgaccggaatttcatgctgattgtcatggtgtggttcgtttatttatttgaggcttaatttgtgagaaattgatttattagtgattttaggatttattcctaaattgcaCAATTTTTGGTTATTACTTGAAGaataaccgggcatcggttgataatgccaatatattgaaaaagttgccgagtggggccgtgataccacTACATATAGCATTGCCACTTATTGAAAGTtggagtggggccgtgatgccactacatgccgagtggggccgtgatgccactacatatagcattgccgagtggggccgtgatgccactacatatagcattgccgagtggggccgtgatgccactacatatgatattgccgagtggggccgtgatgccactaaatctaagaaagttGCTTGGTGGGGCCATGATTACCACCTATAATTAAGTTGTGTCCTAAGGACCGTGATTCATAATTGGGATTTGAATTGGAATAGTTGAAATGACCAGGAAGTGGTCTtgttgatatgtaatcgactaggtcgattgatcattgcttgatCGATGTTGTGAATGGGcgattgattggaaatgaccatgAGATGGTATGAttgacttgtaatcgactaggtcgattgatcgattaTTCGATCTCGAGTGtgacttgatgtgattcattgccttggttggatgttgtgaattgaatgattgaatggaGATGATCATGAATGGTCTTCtggcatataatcgactaggtcgatttgatcgatgcttcgataaGTGAtcgattgcttgggtgcctattatgaattgtactaactcGCGGGTGGgatatgaggccaaggtacgtcttACGCCCtatgcgtgtataggcagcctatagtataatagtttactaattgggcttagtgggtagaactcggcgagacgtagtctcatcccggtttggggaaaaacatttcgggaccccgttgaggagccgaggaggaatgagaaggagaactcggaaaTGAAACCTGAGTAgaagaatttttgaaagaagaagataatctcgagaggggccttgagtacggcccggaTGGCTGAGagtttatcttattttgagatttcctttttgatgtgaatagttatgaagttctCTAGTTGATGTCATGTacaaaagtttggttataaatttcaatatgaaaaatatggccctgcttttctatcccatcgttttattgtctggggattttaattgcttccgcatgtgcttataaattaaaagggtcggcgatacattgtcctgggatatcgcattataaaatcaacatgagaagagaaggatgtgtgcgtgcctgaggatcggggcgtgacaacctgttt
This region of Eucalyptus grandis isolate ANBG69807.140 chromosome 8, ASM1654582v1, whole genome shotgun sequence genomic DNA includes:
- the LOC108959222 gene encoding serine/arginine repetitive matrix protein 1-like; amino-acid sequence: MGAEDQRSRSSCRRRPPKPEPPPLLRGWPHLTARPLFRLSLPPLTGANQRTAESKAASSVAGRNRDQLPGRRRTGAAAPPPARRRALRRLTIAPAVLAVRPNPCSASVQLRFGHLRSTVRPPPATVRRHFDPSESPRPPPALASSNQPRIRPFQQRSEKSENGFPALFKVVLGRFPAPNSRPALGTIVPRVAAVGLIRFARDLDPVEELRRNLRRRTRK